One window from the genome of Kryptolebias marmoratus isolate JLee-2015 linkage group LG1, ASM164957v2, whole genome shotgun sequence encodes:
- the LOC108241900 gene encoding protein bicaudal D homolog 1 isoform X1, whose protein sequence is MAAGGAGCGDAAEQYRAEVDRLARELSEANREKIRAAECGLMVLEENQNLKQQNAELEAEQEALRLQLEQLQEVGTAAAYSTQRKVAEDGETNEETLLQESATKEAYFMGRLLELQSELKHSRTIASNTQAHNEHLSMLLQELREQSHEMMDLQRSRMQEEMREHKFRESRLLQDYTELEEENISLQKLVSTLKQSQVEYEGLKHQIKVLEEETELLNSQLQDVVRLKDISDAQLEEALESLKSEREQKKHLRIELLHHLSMCDVAYTGSAHLMFTSAPPSGTATPTSLLSPNTEDPTRCNGHQQYETVEGVAVGLVPRPHGECVRLGQTAQGGATVDLFSEINMTEIQKLKQQLVTVECEKVALITSLQESQTQLQHTQGALTEQHEKARRLNQKVTALRCLHLKGNREAHDTPANTETLMELDREEEEEEEEEEEAKDIAESEEKSEAFSKSQVFSYQTPGLEILQCKYRVAVTEVVELKAELKALREKLAQRDEGTPEEKPGRSTQLQKVERQVICLEKICQEGQEKISTLELELQAAQSTARESQGALNAAQDELVTLSEELAQLYHHVCLCNNETPNRVMLDYYRQGRGLRGLSASLKAMSSDNSKVLLTPRLSRRLAAVTSTTSTPGESRSPSASPSKESLPQEGRRDEKEVDREGLQAICEQSVPPCTPPTCSPSISASSSSSSSSSPALEPLGELRKEPMNIYNLNAIIRDQVKHLQRAVDRSLQLSRQRAAARELAPLLDKDKESCMEEILKLKSLLSTKREQIATLRLVLKANKQTAEVALTNLKSKYEAEKSMVTDTMMKLRNELKALKEDAATFSSLRAMFATRCDEYVTQLDEMQRQLAAAEDEKKTLNSLLRMAIQQKLALTQRLEDLAFDQEQTRHARGGRLSRGKTSTPKVSTSALASSSGTPQGSTSASCLPGTGLTSPTSVLFVDPCAPSSPSVVSAAALNSPTSHNLPLSTSSTATESPPSLEAPSSPPKWSPPSTPLRLGHSKWTMGVRTFLADSHSFGVNMSPTLPRSSALSRLYTSDSHAFPPSTTRSTQPGSAPCSPYRSPVLGLRRSTWNSSARTRPLSSMTHSSVLYTTPSSSPYSPSLSHTYSSGFYSSSPTFTPSSSYLNSGTSTSYSHSSQYTPLYPRYYSPYRPRE, encoded by the exons atgGCTGCTGGCGGAGCAGGATGCGGAGACGCGGCGGAACAGTACAGGGCCGAGGTGGACCGCCTCGCCCGGGAACTTTCCGAGGCCAACCGGGAGAAGATCCGCGCGGCGGAGTGCGGCCTCATGGTCCTGgaggagaaccagaacctgaagcAGCAGAACGCGGAGCTGGAGGCCGAGCAGGAGGctctgaggctgcagctggagcagctgcaggaggtggGCACAGCAGCG GCTTACTCAACTCAGCGTAAGGTTGCTGAAGATGGGGAAACCAATGAGGAGACCTTGTTGCAAGAGTCTGCCACCAAGGAGGCCTACTTCATGGGACGCCTCCTGGAGCTCCAGTCAGAGCTCAAGCACAGTCGGACCATTGCCTCCAACACACAGGCTCACAACGAGCACCTGAGCATGCTACTACAGGAGCTCAGGGAG CAGAGTCATGAGATGATGGACCTGCAGAGGAGCCGGATGCAAGAGGAGATGAGGGAGCACAAGTTTCGAGAATCGCGGCTTCTCCAGGATTACacagagctggaagaggagaaCATCTCCTTGCAGAAACTGGTGTCAACACTAAAACAGAGCCAG GTGGAGTACGAAGGCTTGAAGCATCAGATCAAGGTCCTGGAGGAGGAGACAGAGCTCCTCAACAGCCAGTTACAGGATGTGGTGCGCCTGAAGGACATCTCTGATGCCCAGCTGGAGGAGGCGCTAGAGTCTCTGAAGAGTGAGCGCGAGCAAAAGAAGCACCTGCGTATAGAGCTGCTCCACCATCTCAGCATGTGTGATGTGGCGTACACTGGCAGTGCTCATCTAATGTTCACCTCTGCCCCACCCAGCGGCACTGCTACCCCGACTTCTTTGCTTTCACCTAATACAGAAGACCCAACAAG GTGCAATGGCCACCAGCAGTATGAGACAGTGGAAGGGGTGGCTGTGGGGTTGGTTCCCAGGCCTCACGGAGAGTGTGTCAGACTGGGTCAGACGGCGCAGGGCGGAGCTACAGTCGACCTCTTCAGTGAGATAAACATGACAGAGATTCAGAAGCTCAAACAGCAACTGGTGACG GTTGAATGTGAGAAAGTAGCTCTGATCACAAGCCTGCAGGAGTCCCAGACTCAACTGCAACACACACAAGGAGCCTTGACGGAGCAGCACGAGAAGGCCCGTCGGCTCAACCAGAAAGTAACAGCTCTCCGTTGCTTACACCTGAAGGGGAACCGGGAGGCCCACGATACTCCAGCTAACACTgaaaccctgatggagctggacagggaggaggaagaggaggaggaggaggaggaggaggccaaaGACATAGCAGAAAGTGAAGAGAAGAGTGAGGCATTTAGTAAAAGTCAAGTCTTTTCTTATCAGACTCCTGGTCTGGAGATCCTGCAGTGTAAGTATCGTGTGGCTGTGACAGAGGTGGTGGAGCTGAAGGCGGAGCTAAAGGCCCTCAGAGAGAAGCTGGCTCAGCGGGACGAGGGAACACCTGAGGAGAAACCAGGTCGATCCACTCAGCTCCAGAAGGTGGAGAGGCAGGTCATCTGCTTGGAGAAGATCTGCCAAGAGGGACAAGAGAAG ATTTCTACCTTGGAGTTGgaactgcaggcagctcagtCGACAGCCAGAGAGAGTCAGGGGGCTTTGAATGCAGCTCAGGATGAGCTGGTGACCCTGAGTGAGGAGCTTGCACAGCTCTATCATCATGTCTGTTTGTGCAATAATGAGACACCCAACCGTGTCATGCTGGATTACTACAG ACAAGGCAGAGGGCTTAGGGGCCTCAGTGCCAGTCTCAAAGCCATGTCGTCAGACAACAGCAAAGTTCTCCTTACACCGCGCCTATCCAGGCGGCTGGCTGCAGTCACTTCAACGACCTCCACTCCTGGGGAGTCACGGAGCCCCTCTGCGTCTCCATCCAAAGAATCTCTGCCTCAGGAGGGCAGAAGAGATGAAAAGGAGGTGGACAGGGAGGGCCTTCAGGCAATATGTGAGCAAAGTGTGCCCCCATGCACACCCCCTACCTGTTCCCCCAGCATCAGTGCCTcgtcatcttcatcatcttcatcgtcACCGGCCCTGGAGCCTCTGGGTGAGCTGCGCAAGGAGCCCATGAATATCTACAACCTCAATGCCATCATTAGAGACCAG GTGAAGCACCTCCAACGGGCAGTAGACAGGTCCTTACAGCTCTCCAGACAGAGGGCTGCAGCCAGGGAATTGGCCCCTCTTTTGGACAAGGATAAAGAGAGCTGCATGGAAGAGATCTTAAAGCTCAAGTCTTTACTCAGCACCAAGAGAGAGCAAATCGCTACCCTTAGACTGGTCCTCAAGGCCAACAAACAG ACAGCAGAGGTGGCGCTGACCAACCTGAAGAGTAAGTACGAGGCGGAGAAATCCATGGTCACCGACACCATGATGAAGCTGAGAAATGAGCTGAAGGCCCTGAAGGAAGACGCTGCTACCTTCTCCTCTCTGCGAGCCATGTTCGCCACGAG GTGTGATGAGTATGTGACCCAGCTGGATGAGATGCAGAGGCAGCTGGCTGCAGCTGAGGATGAGAAGAAGACGCTAAACTCTCTCCTGCGTATGGCCATCCAACAGAAACTGGCCCTCACCCAGCGCCTGGAAGATTTGGCTTTTGATCAAGAGCAGACCCGTCATGCCCGAGGGGGCCGGTTGAGCCGTGGGAAGACCAGTACCCCCAAAGTTAGTACCTCCGCCTTGGCTTCGTCCTCTGGTACTCCACAAGGCTCCACTTCAGCTAGCTGTCTTCCTGGCACCGGCCTCACTAGTCCTACATCAGTACTTTTTGTTGATCCTTGTGCCCCCTCCAGCCCGTCGGTGGTCAGCGCAGCAGCTCTCAACTCTCCTACATCACACAACCTCCCTCTTAGCACATCATCTACTGCAACAGAGAGTCCTCCCTCTCTGGAGgccccctcctctcccccaAAGTGGAGCCCACCTTCTACTCCTCTGAGGCTGGGTCATTCCAAGTGGACCATGGGGGTACGGACATTTCTAGCTGACTCACACAGTTTCGGCGTCAACATGTCCCCCACGCTGCCCCGTAGCTCAGCCCTCTCCAGGCTCTACACCTCAGACTCTCATGCCTTCCCTCCATCTACCACCAGATCCACGCAACCAGGATCTGCCCCCTGCTCCCCTTATCGCTCCCCTGTTCTGGGGCTCAGGCGCTCTACTTGGAACTCCTCAGCCCGAACTCGGCCGTTGTCCAGCATGACCCACTCTTCAGTCCTCTACACTACTCCCTCGTCCTCCCCTtactccccctccctctcccaCACCTACTCTTCTGGCTTCTACAGCTCCTCCCCCACTTTTACCCCCTCTAGCTCCTACCTCAATTCTGGCACATCCACCTCCTACAGCCACTCCAGCCAGTACACACCACTTTATCCAAGATACTATAGTCCATATCGGCCCCGGGAATGA
- the LOC108241900 gene encoding protein bicaudal D homolog 1 isoform X2, with protein sequence MAAGGAGCGDAAEQYRAEVDRLARELSEANREKIRAAECGLMVLEENQNLKQQNAELEAEQEALRLQLEQLQEVGTAAAYSTQRKVAEDGETNEETLLQESATKEAYFMGRLLELQSELKHSRTIASNTQAHNEHLSMLLQELRESHEMMDLQRSRMQEEMREHKFRESRLLQDYTELEEENISLQKLVSTLKQSQVEYEGLKHQIKVLEEETELLNSQLQDVVRLKDISDAQLEEALESLKSEREQKKHLRIELLHHLSMCDVAYTGSAHLMFTSAPPSGTATPTSLLSPNTEDPTRCNGHQQYETVEGVAVGLVPRPHGECVRLGQTAQGGATVDLFSEINMTEIQKLKQQLVTVECEKVALITSLQESQTQLQHTQGALTEQHEKARRLNQKVTALRCLHLKGNREAHDTPANTETLMELDREEEEEEEEEEEAKDIAESEEKSEAFSKSQVFSYQTPGLEILQCKYRVAVTEVVELKAELKALREKLAQRDEGTPEEKPGRSTQLQKVERQVICLEKICQEGQEKISTLELELQAAQSTARESQGALNAAQDELVTLSEELAQLYHHVCLCNNETPNRVMLDYYRQGRGLRGLSASLKAMSSDNSKVLLTPRLSRRLAAVTSTTSTPGESRSPSASPSKESLPQEGRRDEKEVDREGLQAICEQSVPPCTPPTCSPSISASSSSSSSSSPALEPLGELRKEPMNIYNLNAIIRDQVKHLQRAVDRSLQLSRQRAAARELAPLLDKDKESCMEEILKLKSLLSTKREQIATLRLVLKANKQTAEVALTNLKSKYEAEKSMVTDTMMKLRNELKALKEDAATFSSLRAMFATRCDEYVTQLDEMQRQLAAAEDEKKTLNSLLRMAIQQKLALTQRLEDLAFDQEQTRHARGGRLSRGKTSTPKVSTSALASSSGTPQGSTSASCLPGTGLTSPTSVLFVDPCAPSSPSVVSAAALNSPTSHNLPLSTSSTATESPPSLEAPSSPPKWSPPSTPLRLGHSKWTMGVRTFLADSHSFGVNMSPTLPRSSALSRLYTSDSHAFPPSTTRSTQPGSAPCSPYRSPVLGLRRSTWNSSARTRPLSSMTHSSVLYTTPSSSPYSPSLSHTYSSGFYSSSPTFTPSSSYLNSGTSTSYSHSSQYTPLYPRYYSPYRPRE encoded by the exons atgGCTGCTGGCGGAGCAGGATGCGGAGACGCGGCGGAACAGTACAGGGCCGAGGTGGACCGCCTCGCCCGGGAACTTTCCGAGGCCAACCGGGAGAAGATCCGCGCGGCGGAGTGCGGCCTCATGGTCCTGgaggagaaccagaacctgaagcAGCAGAACGCGGAGCTGGAGGCCGAGCAGGAGGctctgaggctgcagctggagcagctgcaggaggtggGCACAGCAGCG GCTTACTCAACTCAGCGTAAGGTTGCTGAAGATGGGGAAACCAATGAGGAGACCTTGTTGCAAGAGTCTGCCACCAAGGAGGCCTACTTCATGGGACGCCTCCTGGAGCTCCAGTCAGAGCTCAAGCACAGTCGGACCATTGCCTCCAACACACAGGCTCACAACGAGCACCTGAGCATGCTACTACAGGAGCTCAGGGAG AGTCATGAGATGATGGACCTGCAGAGGAGCCGGATGCAAGAGGAGATGAGGGAGCACAAGTTTCGAGAATCGCGGCTTCTCCAGGATTACacagagctggaagaggagaaCATCTCCTTGCAGAAACTGGTGTCAACACTAAAACAGAGCCAG GTGGAGTACGAAGGCTTGAAGCATCAGATCAAGGTCCTGGAGGAGGAGACAGAGCTCCTCAACAGCCAGTTACAGGATGTGGTGCGCCTGAAGGACATCTCTGATGCCCAGCTGGAGGAGGCGCTAGAGTCTCTGAAGAGTGAGCGCGAGCAAAAGAAGCACCTGCGTATAGAGCTGCTCCACCATCTCAGCATGTGTGATGTGGCGTACACTGGCAGTGCTCATCTAATGTTCACCTCTGCCCCACCCAGCGGCACTGCTACCCCGACTTCTTTGCTTTCACCTAATACAGAAGACCCAACAAG GTGCAATGGCCACCAGCAGTATGAGACAGTGGAAGGGGTGGCTGTGGGGTTGGTTCCCAGGCCTCACGGAGAGTGTGTCAGACTGGGTCAGACGGCGCAGGGCGGAGCTACAGTCGACCTCTTCAGTGAGATAAACATGACAGAGATTCAGAAGCTCAAACAGCAACTGGTGACG GTTGAATGTGAGAAAGTAGCTCTGATCACAAGCCTGCAGGAGTCCCAGACTCAACTGCAACACACACAAGGAGCCTTGACGGAGCAGCACGAGAAGGCCCGTCGGCTCAACCAGAAAGTAACAGCTCTCCGTTGCTTACACCTGAAGGGGAACCGGGAGGCCCACGATACTCCAGCTAACACTgaaaccctgatggagctggacagggaggaggaagaggaggaggaggaggaggaggaggccaaaGACATAGCAGAAAGTGAAGAGAAGAGTGAGGCATTTAGTAAAAGTCAAGTCTTTTCTTATCAGACTCCTGGTCTGGAGATCCTGCAGTGTAAGTATCGTGTGGCTGTGACAGAGGTGGTGGAGCTGAAGGCGGAGCTAAAGGCCCTCAGAGAGAAGCTGGCTCAGCGGGACGAGGGAACACCTGAGGAGAAACCAGGTCGATCCACTCAGCTCCAGAAGGTGGAGAGGCAGGTCATCTGCTTGGAGAAGATCTGCCAAGAGGGACAAGAGAAG ATTTCTACCTTGGAGTTGgaactgcaggcagctcagtCGACAGCCAGAGAGAGTCAGGGGGCTTTGAATGCAGCTCAGGATGAGCTGGTGACCCTGAGTGAGGAGCTTGCACAGCTCTATCATCATGTCTGTTTGTGCAATAATGAGACACCCAACCGTGTCATGCTGGATTACTACAG ACAAGGCAGAGGGCTTAGGGGCCTCAGTGCCAGTCTCAAAGCCATGTCGTCAGACAACAGCAAAGTTCTCCTTACACCGCGCCTATCCAGGCGGCTGGCTGCAGTCACTTCAACGACCTCCACTCCTGGGGAGTCACGGAGCCCCTCTGCGTCTCCATCCAAAGAATCTCTGCCTCAGGAGGGCAGAAGAGATGAAAAGGAGGTGGACAGGGAGGGCCTTCAGGCAATATGTGAGCAAAGTGTGCCCCCATGCACACCCCCTACCTGTTCCCCCAGCATCAGTGCCTcgtcatcttcatcatcttcatcgtcACCGGCCCTGGAGCCTCTGGGTGAGCTGCGCAAGGAGCCCATGAATATCTACAACCTCAATGCCATCATTAGAGACCAG GTGAAGCACCTCCAACGGGCAGTAGACAGGTCCTTACAGCTCTCCAGACAGAGGGCTGCAGCCAGGGAATTGGCCCCTCTTTTGGACAAGGATAAAGAGAGCTGCATGGAAGAGATCTTAAAGCTCAAGTCTTTACTCAGCACCAAGAGAGAGCAAATCGCTACCCTTAGACTGGTCCTCAAGGCCAACAAACAG ACAGCAGAGGTGGCGCTGACCAACCTGAAGAGTAAGTACGAGGCGGAGAAATCCATGGTCACCGACACCATGATGAAGCTGAGAAATGAGCTGAAGGCCCTGAAGGAAGACGCTGCTACCTTCTCCTCTCTGCGAGCCATGTTCGCCACGAG GTGTGATGAGTATGTGACCCAGCTGGATGAGATGCAGAGGCAGCTGGCTGCAGCTGAGGATGAGAAGAAGACGCTAAACTCTCTCCTGCGTATGGCCATCCAACAGAAACTGGCCCTCACCCAGCGCCTGGAAGATTTGGCTTTTGATCAAGAGCAGACCCGTCATGCCCGAGGGGGCCGGTTGAGCCGTGGGAAGACCAGTACCCCCAAAGTTAGTACCTCCGCCTTGGCTTCGTCCTCTGGTACTCCACAAGGCTCCACTTCAGCTAGCTGTCTTCCTGGCACCGGCCTCACTAGTCCTACATCAGTACTTTTTGTTGATCCTTGTGCCCCCTCCAGCCCGTCGGTGGTCAGCGCAGCAGCTCTCAACTCTCCTACATCACACAACCTCCCTCTTAGCACATCATCTACTGCAACAGAGAGTCCTCCCTCTCTGGAGgccccctcctctcccccaAAGTGGAGCCCACCTTCTACTCCTCTGAGGCTGGGTCATTCCAAGTGGACCATGGGGGTACGGACATTTCTAGCTGACTCACACAGTTTCGGCGTCAACATGTCCCCCACGCTGCCCCGTAGCTCAGCCCTCTCCAGGCTCTACACCTCAGACTCTCATGCCTTCCCTCCATCTACCACCAGATCCACGCAACCAGGATCTGCCCCCTGCTCCCCTTATCGCTCCCCTGTTCTGGGGCTCAGGCGCTCTACTTGGAACTCCTCAGCCCGAACTCGGCCGTTGTCCAGCATGACCCACTCTTCAGTCCTCTACACTACTCCCTCGTCCTCCCCTtactccccctccctctcccaCACCTACTCTTCTGGCTTCTACAGCTCCTCCCCCACTTTTACCCCCTCTAGCTCCTACCTCAATTCTGGCACATCCACCTCCTACAGCCACTCCAGCCAGTACACACCACTTTATCCAAGATACTATAGTCCATATCGGCCCCGGGAATGA
- the LOC108241900 gene encoding protein bicaudal D homolog 1 isoform X4: MAAGGAGCGDAAEQYRAEVDRLARELSEANREKIRAAECGLMVLEENQNLKQQNAELEAEQEALRLQLEQLQEAYSTQRKVAEDGETNEETLLQESATKEAYFMGRLLELQSELKHSRTIASNTQAHNEHLSMLLQELRESHEMMDLQRSRMQEEMREHKFRESRLLQDYTELEEENISLQKLVSTLKQSQVEYEGLKHQIKVLEEETELLNSQLQDVVRLKDISDAQLEEALESLKSEREQKKHLRIELLHHLSMCDVAYTGSAHLMFTSAPPSGTATPTSLLSPNTEDPTRCNGHQQYETVEGVAVGLVPRPHGECVRLGQTAQGGATVDLFSEINMTEIQKLKQQLVTVECEKVALITSLQESQTQLQHTQGALTEQHEKARRLNQKVTALRCLHLKGNREAHDTPANTETLMELDREEEEEEEEEEEAKDIAESEEKSEAFSKSQVFSYQTPGLEILQCKYRVAVTEVVELKAELKALREKLAQRDEGTPEEKPGRSTQLQKVERQVICLEKICQEGQEKISTLELELQAAQSTARESQGALNAAQDELVTLSEELAQLYHHVCLCNNETPNRVMLDYYRQGRGLRGLSASLKAMSSDNSKVLLTPRLSRRLAAVTSTTSTPGESRSPSASPSKESLPQEGRRDEKEVDREGLQAICEQSVPPCTPPTCSPSISASSSSSSSSSPALEPLGELRKEPMNIYNLNAIIRDQVKHLQRAVDRSLQLSRQRAAARELAPLLDKDKESCMEEILKLKSLLSTKREQIATLRLVLKANKQTAEVALTNLKSKYEAEKSMVTDTMMKLRNELKALKEDAATFSSLRAMFATRCDEYVTQLDEMQRQLAAAEDEKKTLNSLLRMAIQQKLALTQRLEDLAFDQEQTRHARGGRLSRGKTSTPKVSTSALASSSGTPQGSTSASCLPGTGLTSPTSVLFVDPCAPSSPSVVSAAALNSPTSHNLPLSTSSTATESPPSLEAPSSPPKWSPPSTPLRLGHSKWTMGVRTFLADSHSFGVNMSPTLPRSSALSRLYTSDSHAFPPSTTRSTQPGSAPCSPYRSPVLGLRRSTWNSSARTRPLSSMTHSSVLYTTPSSSPYSPSLSHTYSSGFYSSSPTFTPSSSYLNSGTSTSYSHSSQYTPLYPRYYSPYRPRE; encoded by the exons atgGCTGCTGGCGGAGCAGGATGCGGAGACGCGGCGGAACAGTACAGGGCCGAGGTGGACCGCCTCGCCCGGGAACTTTCCGAGGCCAACCGGGAGAAGATCCGCGCGGCGGAGTGCGGCCTCATGGTCCTGgaggagaaccagaacctgaagcAGCAGAACGCGGAGCTGGAGGCCGAGCAGGAGGctctgaggctgcagctggagcagctgcaggag GCTTACTCAACTCAGCGTAAGGTTGCTGAAGATGGGGAAACCAATGAGGAGACCTTGTTGCAAGAGTCTGCCACCAAGGAGGCCTACTTCATGGGACGCCTCCTGGAGCTCCAGTCAGAGCTCAAGCACAGTCGGACCATTGCCTCCAACACACAGGCTCACAACGAGCACCTGAGCATGCTACTACAGGAGCTCAGGGAG AGTCATGAGATGATGGACCTGCAGAGGAGCCGGATGCAAGAGGAGATGAGGGAGCACAAGTTTCGAGAATCGCGGCTTCTCCAGGATTACacagagctggaagaggagaaCATCTCCTTGCAGAAACTGGTGTCAACACTAAAACAGAGCCAG GTGGAGTACGAAGGCTTGAAGCATCAGATCAAGGTCCTGGAGGAGGAGACAGAGCTCCTCAACAGCCAGTTACAGGATGTGGTGCGCCTGAAGGACATCTCTGATGCCCAGCTGGAGGAGGCGCTAGAGTCTCTGAAGAGTGAGCGCGAGCAAAAGAAGCACCTGCGTATAGAGCTGCTCCACCATCTCAGCATGTGTGATGTGGCGTACACTGGCAGTGCTCATCTAATGTTCACCTCTGCCCCACCCAGCGGCACTGCTACCCCGACTTCTTTGCTTTCACCTAATACAGAAGACCCAACAAG GTGCAATGGCCACCAGCAGTATGAGACAGTGGAAGGGGTGGCTGTGGGGTTGGTTCCCAGGCCTCACGGAGAGTGTGTCAGACTGGGTCAGACGGCGCAGGGCGGAGCTACAGTCGACCTCTTCAGTGAGATAAACATGACAGAGATTCAGAAGCTCAAACAGCAACTGGTGACG GTTGAATGTGAGAAAGTAGCTCTGATCACAAGCCTGCAGGAGTCCCAGACTCAACTGCAACACACACAAGGAGCCTTGACGGAGCAGCACGAGAAGGCCCGTCGGCTCAACCAGAAAGTAACAGCTCTCCGTTGCTTACACCTGAAGGGGAACCGGGAGGCCCACGATACTCCAGCTAACACTgaaaccctgatggagctggacagggaggaggaagaggaggaggaggaggaggaggaggccaaaGACATAGCAGAAAGTGAAGAGAAGAGTGAGGCATTTAGTAAAAGTCAAGTCTTTTCTTATCAGACTCCTGGTCTGGAGATCCTGCAGTGTAAGTATCGTGTGGCTGTGACAGAGGTGGTGGAGCTGAAGGCGGAGCTAAAGGCCCTCAGAGAGAAGCTGGCTCAGCGGGACGAGGGAACACCTGAGGAGAAACCAGGTCGATCCACTCAGCTCCAGAAGGTGGAGAGGCAGGTCATCTGCTTGGAGAAGATCTGCCAAGAGGGACAAGAGAAG ATTTCTACCTTGGAGTTGgaactgcaggcagctcagtCGACAGCCAGAGAGAGTCAGGGGGCTTTGAATGCAGCTCAGGATGAGCTGGTGACCCTGAGTGAGGAGCTTGCACAGCTCTATCATCATGTCTGTTTGTGCAATAATGAGACACCCAACCGTGTCATGCTGGATTACTACAG ACAAGGCAGAGGGCTTAGGGGCCTCAGTGCCAGTCTCAAAGCCATGTCGTCAGACAACAGCAAAGTTCTCCTTACACCGCGCCTATCCAGGCGGCTGGCTGCAGTCACTTCAACGACCTCCACTCCTGGGGAGTCACGGAGCCCCTCTGCGTCTCCATCCAAAGAATCTCTGCCTCAGGAGGGCAGAAGAGATGAAAAGGAGGTGGACAGGGAGGGCCTTCAGGCAATATGTGAGCAAAGTGTGCCCCCATGCACACCCCCTACCTGTTCCCCCAGCATCAGTGCCTcgtcatcttcatcatcttcatcgtcACCGGCCCTGGAGCCTCTGGGTGAGCTGCGCAAGGAGCCCATGAATATCTACAACCTCAATGCCATCATTAGAGACCAG GTGAAGCACCTCCAACGGGCAGTAGACAGGTCCTTACAGCTCTCCAGACAGAGGGCTGCAGCCAGGGAATTGGCCCCTCTTTTGGACAAGGATAAAGAGAGCTGCATGGAAGAGATCTTAAAGCTCAAGTCTTTACTCAGCACCAAGAGAGAGCAAATCGCTACCCTTAGACTGGTCCTCAAGGCCAACAAACAG ACAGCAGAGGTGGCGCTGACCAACCTGAAGAGTAAGTACGAGGCGGAGAAATCCATGGTCACCGACACCATGATGAAGCTGAGAAATGAGCTGAAGGCCCTGAAGGAAGACGCTGCTACCTTCTCCTCTCTGCGAGCCATGTTCGCCACGAG GTGTGATGAGTATGTGACCCAGCTGGATGAGATGCAGAGGCAGCTGGCTGCAGCTGAGGATGAGAAGAAGACGCTAAACTCTCTCCTGCGTATGGCCATCCAACAGAAACTGGCCCTCACCCAGCGCCTGGAAGATTTGGCTTTTGATCAAGAGCAGACCCGTCATGCCCGAGGGGGCCGGTTGAGCCGTGGGAAGACCAGTACCCCCAAAGTTAGTACCTCCGCCTTGGCTTCGTCCTCTGGTACTCCACAAGGCTCCACTTCAGCTAGCTGTCTTCCTGGCACCGGCCTCACTAGTCCTACATCAGTACTTTTTGTTGATCCTTGTGCCCCCTCCAGCCCGTCGGTGGTCAGCGCAGCAGCTCTCAACTCTCCTACATCACACAACCTCCCTCTTAGCACATCATCTACTGCAACAGAGAGTCCTCCCTCTCTGGAGgccccctcctctcccccaAAGTGGAGCCCACCTTCTACTCCTCTGAGGCTGGGTCATTCCAAGTGGACCATGGGGGTACGGACATTTCTAGCTGACTCACACAGTTTCGGCGTCAACATGTCCCCCACGCTGCCCCGTAGCTCAGCCCTCTCCAGGCTCTACACCTCAGACTCTCATGCCTTCCCTCCATCTACCACCAGATCCACGCAACCAGGATCTGCCCCCTGCTCCCCTTATCGCTCCCCTGTTCTGGGGCTCAGGCGCTCTACTTGGAACTCCTCAGCCCGAACTCGGCCGTTGTCCAGCATGACCCACTCTTCAGTCCTCTACACTACTCCCTCGTCCTCCCCTtactccccctccctctcccaCACCTACTCTTCTGGCTTCTACAGCTCCTCCCCCACTTTTACCCCCTCTAGCTCCTACCTCAATTCTGGCACATCCACCTCCTACAGCCACTCCAGCCAGTACACACCACTTTATCCAAGATACTATAGTCCATATCGGCCCCGGGAATGA